CATTAGACGCTGTTTACAGCGATTAAGACTGCGCTTGGTTTGGCACAAAATGAGAATATCATCCTGATACCGAAAGTAAGCCACATCCATTTCATTGAATGCGTCATCGAGTGGTTTTAAATAAAGGCCACTAAAAAATTGGGATAAAGGTCCGCGTAACGCAATGCCTTGATCTGGATTTTTATAGCCTCTTGTTGAACCTCAAGATTTCAAAAGAAAAATTTATAGAATTATTTAAATTGATACCCAAAAGGCCTATCGCTGGGGAGATAATCGAAGGAGTGTATAATTTTTCTGAGTTAGATAAAGTTATGCCTCACCCAGTATATGGATGGATGACATGGGTTTGTGTAGTAAACCCAACGCTTAAGACGATTGAATCAATGGAGGCTCAAGGATTATTTGAAGAGGCATATCAAGCGGCTATAGCCACAATTGATAAGAAATTGAAGCAGAGACGATCAAAATAACAAATTAATTGTACTAGCTCAGACTTGATCTGACAGTCGCCGGTTTTTCGGAAGTGTCTGTCAGACACCACTACCCGAAACGAAGAAACCTTGTTTTCGAAGCTCAATGCTTGTTCGATGTTGGCCGTGATCAGGATAGGCTATGGCGTATTCTTTTACTGCCGACTCGATTGCTTCACCAACACGATTTTTAAAATTTGGCTTTCTACGATTCTGATCAAACAGCGCATCTACGCCACCTTCATCTACAGCTGATTTATAACGGTAAAAGTATCTCTGGATAGCCCCATTACTTTGCATGCTTTTGACACATTGCCAAGTTCTTCGGCAAGATTGAGTAATCCAACTTTATGTTTAATGATTTTAACGTTACTATTTAACATGAGAGTGTTCCTTTGTTTTGATTTTAAGTTCGCACTTCTATCAAAACCGGAAACTCTCACCTTTTCAAGTGATGTGTCAGATTAAATCGGAACTAATACACGTCATTGTTCATTTTAAGATTCAGCAAACGTTTTAACGCATAAGCCGGTAAGTCCAAACTATCGGCAACAGTAGCAAAAGTTCGTCTTAAGTCGTGCAAAGTAAATGATGCGCCAGATAACTCCACTACCCTATTTACCGCTTTTTTAGGCTCATAGATATAACCGGTTTTACTTTCAGCAGGAAATACAAATTCACTGGTTTTATTCCGGCTTCTGCGTTCCATTAACTCGTAAACAAAGTCAGACATAGGCAGTGTGTGGATTTCGTGGTTTTTAGTATCTTGCAAGGTGATGGTTTTGGATTTGAGATCAGATTTCCAGTTTTGAGGACAGTGTCCCATCATTTTCGCCAATATTTAATTCCGTCTTTCTCTGCGATATCATGTCTCTCAAGGTCTTATGTGAATCTGTTTCAAGCCCAAGAATCTTTGATGCTAACCCTTGGCTGGTTTTTATTATTTGATACTCGGGAGAGGCTGTTATTTTAGCAACAACTTCTTTAAACTTCTCTGGACCAACGGAGCTTTCCAACTCATTTTTGAATTTATCCAAAATCTTCCCTTTTAGGGCATCACCCGTTAATTTTTTTTCTTCTTCATTCAAAAAGGTACAGTTTTGATTTTTATTCGAATTTAACGTGGCTTTAAACAGGTGAATACGATCTTTTGCTGAATTTTTGTAACTATTATCAATGGGGGATAACTCAAAAACAGCTTTATTTATACAATCTTTGAGTCTGCTCGTATTCATACCAGTCTTAGCACTTGTTTCGATACAATTTTCTTCAGCTCTACTGCTCTCTCTAAGCCATTTTTTTATATCCTCCATGTATTTGTCCTTAAAATCGTTTGATACCAAATCTGATTTGGTGAGTGCTATAAAAATCTTGGCATGCTCATTTTTTTGTTCTATGTAGTTATAATCAGTTTGCAATTTTGTAACAGCATCAGCGACGCTTAAATCTACACAAATTACAGCGACATTGGCCTTTAAAAGATAAGATTCTGTTCCCTTCGATTCTGTAGTGCGCTGTTCACCCTCATAAATTATCATTGAAACCCCATCGTTGTTCACTAAAGAGCGTTCATGAGAACTCTGGTTCGAAGGAGAAAAAGTATCCTTCGCCAATCGCTCAATCAAACTTGACTTCCCTGATCTAGATTCACCCAATACAACAACATTGATCGTTCTATTCACCACAGTAAGGCCTTATTCTCTAATTTAGTATAATTATAGCTCTGATTTGTATAATAAATGCCAAATACACTTCACTTGATCCTCTAAGTCACGCCATTTCTTGATTATCTGGTCGTTTGCTTATACGTTAGACTGTTTGCTTTGAATTGCAGACCCAGATCAATTTCCTTTCAGAGGCCACTTACAGCAGTTTTCCAGATAAAATACTCCTTGGTTTTTTTAATATATTTAAGTTACTATTCAACCACTAACCTATATGATCCCCGAGGCTGTATTGACTTTAAAGCGTCCTTTTCGAATTGCGATAGTGGCAGGAGAGTTGTCAGGAGATTTGCTCGGTGCAGGATTAATTTATGAATTAAAAAAACATCTAAACCAGGTTGAATTTATCGGTGTTGGTGGACCCAGAATGGTCGCAGAGGGCTTCCAATCACTTTATGATATGAAACGACTTTCTGTTATGGGAATTACTGATGTACTTCGACGCTATCCCGAGCTGTATCGAATTCGCCAAAATTTAATCCAAGAATGGAACAGAAATCCTCCAGATTTATTTATTGGAATTGATTACACCCAATTTAATCTGCAGCTCGAACAGCGATTAAAACACAGGGGGATTAAAACGGTCCACATAGTTAGCCCTAAAATATGGGCTTGGCGACAAAAACGGGTATTGTATATTAAAAAGGCTGTAGACCTGGTCTTAACCCTTTTTCCATTTGAGGAACAGTTTTATCAAAAACATGGTGTTCCATCCCAATTTATTGGCCACCCCCTCGCAGATCAGATTCCATTGGATAACAACAGTACACTGATAAGGCAACAAGGGGGATTTGATGCGGACGATGAGATTGTAGCCGTATTACCCGGCAGTAGAGCAGGAGAGCTAAAATACATGATGCCTCTCTTTCTGGATGTCATGAAAGAAATTAGCCTTTCTAAACCCAAAATTCATTTTATTCTGCCAATGGCCAACTTCAATTTACGCAACCTGATTATGAAGCAAATAAAGGCTAAAAATTATAATTTGAATTTAGAAATTATAGATGGACGGGCTCAAGACGCCATAATAATGTCAAACGTGGTTTTGGCAAAATCAGGAACTGCTACTTTAGAAGCCATGCTTTTAAAAAGACCTATGGTAGTTGCCTTTAAATGGAGTTTTTTAACTCATTTAATTATTGCTCCACAGCTTAAAATTCCATCGATCTCATTGCCTAATATACTGGCGAATGAGGAACTAGTTCCGGAGTTTATTCAAAATAAAGCCAGATGTCGTCCAATTGCGCAGAAAGTGCTTCAATTGCTTAATACTTCAGATTCCAGCCAATTAACCAATCGCTTCTTGTCCATTCATAAAACATTAAGACAAAATGCCAATGAAAAAGCAGCACTAGCCATTCTCAAGGTTCTTGGTCTACCTTGTACCGCGTCTTTCAAATAAACAAAAAAATGAGTTACCGAATTGGTAATGAGGCGCGGGGTAAAGAGCGTTTCCGAATACATCTAAATCAGGTTTTAGTCTTTGAATTTTTTTTTAAGAATCGGGTCTGTTTGTGCCAGCTTCGATCAGAAACTGCCGGATAGCCACCCATTCTTGCACCGGGTTCAACATCCTGAATAACCGTAGAACCCACTAAAATATTTGCCTGATTACCAATAGTTAAATGACCACTAATACCGACTTTTCCAGATAAAATAACGAATTCACCCAGGTTACTGCTGCCGGCAATGCCAACTTGACCACAGATAATAGTATTTTTTCCAACTGTAACATTATGGCCAATCTGCACTAAATTATCTACACGGCACCAATCTTCTATGACTGTATTCTCTAAAGAGCCCCTATCTATGCACGTGTTTGCCCCAATTTCAACGTCATTTCCAATAAGAACCCCCCCCCGATGAGGGATTTTGTAATGCCCTTGAGCATCACTGGCAAACCCAAAACCATCCTGCCCAATTCGCGCACCTGCATACACTAATACTCTATTCCCTATAATCGAATGAGCGATACTGACGCTACTCTCGATACGGCAGTCATCACCCATTACAACGCCATCTCCTATAACAGCATTTACTCCAATTTTGCAGCGTTCGCCAATGCTCACGTTTTCACCTATGTATGCCCCATGAGCAATAAAGCACTCTTTACCTATAGTTGCAGTAGCTGAAATATAAGCGGATGGGGCAGTAAAACTGGAAAACGGTTGTTCAGGATAAAAAGCCTGTAGAACCAGTGCATAAGCTTTGTAAGGATTCTGATGCACCAATAAATGCATTGTTTGAGGTGCATATCCTATATATTCCGGTGCAATAATACAGGCTCCCGCCTGGGATGACTTTAACGCTTTGAGGTATTTTTTTTGGTGTAGCATTGATAAATTATCAGATTGAGCCGCTGAAAGAGTAGCAATATTGGAAACCATAAAAGAGCCACTTTCTTCTTTAAAAACTAAAGCCCCTGAAACTTTCGCAAGTTGAGATAAATTAAAGGGGCCTCTAGGAGTAGCAAATTGGAAAGAGTTCATAAACACCTTACTGATTTGAATTAACGATAAATCCCTCGAGTAGAGCTTTGAAGAAACGTCACAATATGCCTAACATCCTGATTATCTGGAAACTCCAATCCCAGTCGATCAATGGCAGCAGCCATCATAAGATTTTCATGAAATAGTACTTTATAAGCACGTTTGATTTCATTTCGAGCTTTTGTAGAGTAATCATTTCTAAGCAAACGTTCCACATTAATACCATATCGTTTCGCCGGATTTCCTGTTACCAAAGCATATGGGGTAACATCTTTTGTAATCAGGCTAAGAGCTCCTATCATAGACATTCGACCTAATCTGATAAATTGATGAAGCGCACACATTCCTCCAATTGTCACCCAATCCTCTATAACTACGTGGCCAGCTATCCCTACTGCATTTGAAATAACGTTATGATTTCCTATTATTACATCATGCGCTACATGAGCTGATGTCAAAATCACATTATTATTTCCAATAGAGGTTTTTCCTCCGCCCCCTCTGGTTCCTCGATTTATGGTGACGTATTCTCGAATAATATTATCATGGCCGATGAACACTTCGCTGACCTCTCCCTGGAACTTTAAATCCTGTGGGGTGCTGCCTATTATCGCTCCAATACCGATTTGATTTCTTTTTCCAATATGGGTCCATCCTTCAATAGTAACATGCGATGAAATTGCAGTTCCCTGGCCAATACTGACATGCTCACCAATAATAGAATAAGGACCAATGCTCACATCAGGGCCAATCTTGGCACCTGGTGAAATTAAAGCGGTAGGATGAATTCGGTTAGGGATGCTTATTACATTGGTGTTCGCATAGGCAAGATCAAACGGACTCAATTGCACAATATATCTCCAAAACAGCTATGATTTACAACTTCGCAATCAACCGGAGAACTCCTATGAATTCTCCAGTTGATTTGATAAAAATTTCAGGTTAAACCTATTATAAAAGGCTTAAAACGCTTAGGCAAAGTAGGTGGCTTTCACAAATACGGTTCTTAACGCTAAACGCTGATTGATGTTTACAGTATTTGCCCCATCTTCACGTCCATATTGTTGAGCACGGAAATCAGACCAGTATTGTTCTGAACCCACTCCACCCTCAATACTTAAATGGGAGTCGTTATTCATATTAAAGTTAGCTGTAACAACCAGATTTGCACCTAAAACTGGAGACACCCATAAAGCGCTAGGAACTGATTTATTATAAGAATAAACCGTACTAGGTGGTAGTGAAAAAATCTCGCCAGCTTCAGTTGTAAGTGTTTCATTCCATTGACTTTTAGCAGAGCCTGAAAGAATAGCCAAAGACAAATCGCCTCCAATGCTCAAAAAGCTATTGATGTCCCAATAAGCTCCACCTCCGAATTTGGGACCAACTCCATAATATTTAGCCTGGTAGTTAATAAAATCCGTAACAGGCGAGTCGGGTGTATCAATTACACCGATCCCGGAATATTGGGAATTAAACCCTTTTTTAATTTCAGTTGCTTTAATACCGTAGAATTTAGCTAAACGGAGTTGATGGGCAAATGCACTTTGATAATTTCCATGAGTTAATAATTCAGCGGATTGAAACTCAAAACTATTACTGGCAAAAGCAGTTGCGGGACCAACCAAAGTAGCCGTATTATCAAAAGCACCAACAATCAAACCTACATTAGTCCTGAAAAAATCCCCTTCGTTAGTATTAGTAACTGAGCTTGAACCCTTATTTTTTAGATTAGTATAACTTAAAACCAAATCGTTGCTTTTCTGAGGACCAAATTTGTAGCCAAGGCTTAAGGAATAACCCCATCGTGAATCTAAATTTAAAGTATGGTCTACTATTCCTCCATTTACAGAAATTGTTTCAGCATATTGCAAACTGTTGATGGAACTATCTGAAAGTAAACCATAAAGTGCCGTTGCACTAAAAAAATAAGATTTTTCCTCTGGCAAGCTAAAATCCCCCATACTACCAGCACACAATGCACCTGAGTTTAGTAAGAAGAGACTCGTTATAACCAGTTGGTTTAGATTGCTTATATTGTTCAATTTTACTCCTTGTTTCATTATTATAAATTCCAATTTTTTAAAAGCGATTCGGCCGATATTATCATATTTGTTGCTATTGTCTAATTAGAAACTTACTTCACTAAAATTAGGGAAGAAAGCAAATTGGAGGCGCTTTCCTCCCATGTCAACCTGGGCACTAGTGAAGGGTCGGGTATTTGTCCCTGTTGAGAACATATTATCCAACGCCTAATGGATACCATCATTTCTTGAGCATCAAATCCTTTAAAAAAGAAAGCAAAATTTCCAGTCACCTCTCTAAATACAGGAGTATCTCGGGCAATGACAGGCAGTCCATGATGGGCCGCTTCTATTATAGGTAAACCAAATCCCTCAGCTTCAGAGGGCATGAGCAGACATGACGCAGTTTCATAAAGCTTAATCAAATACTCATCACTGGCATCTTTTATCCAAAATAAATGCTGATTATATTGAGGATGAGTCAAAACCCGCTGAATAAAAGAGTCCATCATCCAACCATACCTACCAATGATTACTAAATTCAGGGGTTGATTTTGACTCCAAAGCAATTCAAAGGCGTCTAAAGTCTGACCAAGTCCTTTACGCGGCTCTATGGTTCCTACAACAAGAAAATTTAGTTGATTTGAAATACGCTTCAAAAACGATATTTCTTCTTCAGAAACTCCTGATGTTGGGGCAGAGCTCTTAATGTCAGAGCCTAAATGAAACCAGTCAATACGAGGTTTATCCAAATGCTCAGGAACATTAATTTTTAGCCATCCTGTTAGTGCATCAGTAGTGGATCGTGATACACAAAATAACCCATCACTGAAACTCACCACGTTAAGCCACTTAGTAAACAATTCACTTACAGTGCCCGGAAAATAATCTGGCATAAGTGCTGGCAAAATATCATGCACTAAAAAATAGATCTTAACTCCTTTATTCTGCAGGTACTGATAATATTTTTGATGTATTAACATCAATCTAGGGTTACAATCCAAAACCAAAAAGAGATCACCACTGTTGCATTTTATTGGAACATCGTTAAGCAATAACGTGTTACAGCCAAAAAATCGAGTCACAAACTGATGAGCATACTTGTAACATCCATGGGAAGTTGCATATACTGGTTGTATTTTGCAACTTTCTGGCGGGTTTTTAAGCCAGTGCAATAAAACAGAACGCACAACCCTTTGAATACCCGTTTTTCTATCCTGTATGATCAAATCGGAAATATCAACGAATAATTGTCTCCCGGATTTTTGTTCCATTTCTTTAACTAAATAGTGCACTAAAGAAATGGGTACGTCTCTATTAACATATTCACCTAACTTATTGAGTCTATCCGATAAAAAATCAGCTACCCGTCTGCTATTAGTTTTTATAATAATCGGGGTTTTTATTTTCCAAAAAATAGCGGTAGAGCGGTTTAATAGCTTATATCGTATTGCTCCAGTGGCTCGCTTCAAAAACCTCCATCTGGCTCGAAAAATCTCATAAGCAGGGGCGTTTAAGTTGACTGTAATAAAACTTTAAATTGCTAGCAACTGATTCTTTCATTGCATCGCTTCTAATGTCTCTACAAAAGTATCTATTTTTGTAAAATGTTCGCCCCAGGTTGGCACACTAAAATCTGCAATGCGTTGCAATTGAGCCGATCTGAGTTTACTATTTTCTTCTGCGTAGTTTTCGATACAACTCATCCATCCCAAACCGTCAATAGGATCAAGATACTCAGGTATCGTTCCTGCTATTTCACGAAAAACAGCTAAATTACTGGCAATTACTGGAACCTTTAAGCTCAAGGCTTCAATTAAAGGAAGTCCATACCCCTCACTGAACGAGGGAAACAACAAGGCTTTCGCATGAGAAATATAATGAGCAAGTTCCATGTCGTTACAAGTAGACTCAATCACCATACCCTGTAATTCCTGGCAGCGGTCAAGCATTGCTAAAGTATTTGCACAAGTCCCACTTCGTTTACCAACAATAACCAGTTTTGGTGCTTTAGCTCCCAAACGACCTATCAAATTGCGCCAAATCTGTAATAGCAATAAATGATTTTTTCTGGCACCAATGGTGCTGAGAGTAACAAAATAAGGTCCCTTAATTGCAGGTTTATCATGAACAACCAAAGGAATAAAGCCCGGTGCTAAAGTTGAAGTAATCACCGGAGGGCAAGGTTTGCCCTCCCTCGCAAGATACTCTTTCAAAGAGGTACGGGTTGCATCAGAAACGGTCACTATCCCCTTGGCATGTTCAAGGATGGTAGCTAAACTGAGAGAGAATTTTATTGTATTATGTGCAGTACAATATTCTGGATTTAAGATGGGAATTAAATCATGAACTACAGCAACAACTTGTATGTTTTTAAGATTCAGCGCCCTAATATACCCTGGATTTTTAAAGCCCCCATGATCTGTTTTTAATAATAAATAAGTACCGGTTTGTGTACTTCGGCGCGAAAACAAAATTCCTTTAACTATCAATTTCAAAATTTTTGACAAAGAATCAGGGTTCCACTCAAGAAGCAAAAGTCCAATTTGTTTGGAAGTTTCTTGCGATAAAATAAATACCCTTTTGCGACCACGAATTAGAGCTTGCATAGAGTCAAGATATTGTTTCAGATAGGCCAATGTCACTCTGGGGATGCCGTGCGGAGGACGTTTACGTCTCAGTTCATTTACCAAACTAGAGATATCTATTAGTATCTGTTTCAATGCTCAAGCTCCATCAATCAATTGGATGCGCATTTTAGTCCTGATTCATCTGAGTATCAATGACACGAATACTTAATGATCCAACTCCTGCATCCTATCCTTGACAGGTTTTTACATAAATGAAGCTGCTTCTTGATATCACTTTTTATAAAATACTCCTCAAAGGGTAGCGTCCTTAATTCCGCACTTGAATACGACCCTTCCCTTATAATTTCCATCTGCGGTGCACCCACCACCATTGCTCCGGGTGAGCTAATATCATTTGTTCCAAAGTTTGATTGTAGATCACAGTATTATTATATACCGCCTGGGTTTTATCTGGATATTCCTGCCATACCAGTGAAGGAAAAAACTCCATTACATGTTTCCCTTTTCCCTCTCGATAACAAGATAATGGTACCACTGGACTACGGTATTTAGATGCAAAGGCTGCCAGACTGCGATAGGTTCCCGCTTTGGAGTTAAAAAAATCAACAGCTATCCCTGAATTCTTTTCTATACAGGTATGCTGATCAAAAAAATAGACCACGATCTCCTTCTTTTTTAGTGCTCGGCTTACCCATTTCGGGGCATTAACACTGCTGATAAGTTTAATGTTCCATCTATGCGAACGTTGACATATCATCTGTTCCATCCATTTCGTCCGAATAGGACGTCTAATAATATGAACTTTATCAATCAATGAATCAAAATGATGCAAACCTGCAGGCCCTGCCAACTCCCAACTGCCCAGGTGGCCTGTTAATATTAAAACGCCATTCCCCTGATTCAATGCATCTAAAAGATGCTCGGAACCACGAATTTCCACTCTACGCTTCATTCTTTCCTTACTTAGCCATCCAATAAGCAGGGTATCCTTAAAGACTAAAACCAGATGCGAGTAAAATGCTTTGATTAACCTCGTCTTTTCCAGAGGAGTAGCATTATCCTTAAAAACCCAATCAATATTATCACTAATAATTTTTTTTCTCAGCGGGAAAATTCGATACATTAATCGGCCCCAAAGGGTAACAGGAAGATTGGAAAAATAGTTTTCAGTCATGTTTATGCCTTAAAATACCAGCGTTTGTAAGACCAAAGCCATTGCTCCGGGTGCTGTAATACCAATTCGCCAAGTCGTGTATTGTAGTTCTGAGTGTTTTGAAAGAGTGCATCCTGTTTGTCACTAGTTGGATGCCTTTCAATTTCCGGATGAAATGCAATCACATGATCCTTTTTATTAATTCGGTAAAAAGAAACTGATATAACTGGGGAGTTAAAACGAGCTGCAAGGTATGCCAAACTGCTATACGAACTTGTATCCTGACCCAGAAAATTCACTTGTATTTTATTATTATCTTTCCTTGATGGTCGCAAATCAAATGGAAAAAAAACGACCCCTTTCTTTTGTAATGCTTTACTCACTTCCCGAATTGCATTTTTTTTATTAATAATATGAAAACCAACCCGTTCATAACGGCGTAAAAAGAGGTTATCTAAAAATGCAAAACGTAATGAGTTCCTGATGCAATAAAATAAATTTTTATTACCCTTGACTTTATCCGGGAAAAAAAGGGGCGAAAACTCCCAGCTTCCAAAATGTCCCGTTAAAACAAGCACTCCCTTATCTTGTTTCATTGCGCTGTATAAATGCTCCAAACCTATTATTTTTATTCGCTGATCCAAACGTTTTTTACTGACACAAGCATATAGAATCACCTCGCGAATGCTACTCAAAAGATGCGAATAATAAGCAGCCGCCAAACGTTTTTTTTCGTGGGGGCTAATCGAGTTTTGAAATACTCGCTCAATATTATTTTGTGCAATGCTCTTTTTGAACGGAGTAATAAAATAAACCATCCAACCCATCAATGTCACGGGAAGGGTTTTTAAATCACGTGTTAATTTGATCATGAAATAATTTGTCCTGTTACATACCCATCTTGGCCGGTTCATTGATTACGTGAAGAAAATCAGCAGCTTGATTATCAATCATTATCCTGGCTTTGTCATTCTGATCCCTCCATCATCAAAATGACCTCTACAGTGGACCCCATTGTCAAGACAGCGATCCGTTTAATTTAAGATATAACTTTAATTCTACTTTCTTTCGTTGACGAGGGTGCGTAGCACACGAGTCAACCACAATAGCAGTTAATGAAACACCTGTTATTGAGCCTGTGGGTATGTGGGCGCGAAGCCATCGAGTGTGGTCAAGCGGTGGATAACGTCTTTTTGTTATCCATGGCTTGTCCACATGTCCCGAAGGGCGATGGCTGATCCGCAGGACGCGTCCACATATCCACAGGCATTCCATTACGCTGCAGCCTCATATAGGCCAGCATAAACCTCTGACGGCGTGTATATTCCAAATGATTGATGAGGTCTTTCGTCGTTATAAAACTTGAAATACACCCTTAAACCATTTCGTAGTGCTAAAACTGTTCCGTATTCTTTTATGTAAATATCTTCATATTTGACTGAACGCCATAGCCGTTCAATGAACACATTATCCATCCATCGACCTTTCCCGTCCATGCTAATTTTGATGTCATGGTCTTTTAAAACATCGGTAAACGCCTTACTGGTAAACTGGGAGCCTTGATCCGTATTAAAAATATCAGGCCTGCCGTGGAGCCTGATGGCGCTCTCCAACGCGCTTACACAAAAGTCATCATCCATGCTGTTTGATACCTTCCAAGAGAGCACCTTGCGGCTATACCAGTCCATTATTGCCACCAAATATACAAAGCCTCCTTGCATCCTAACGTAGGTAATATCGGTGCACCAAACCTGATTGGGTCGATCAATCACTAAACCACGTAGCAAGTAGGGATAAACCTTTTGTTCCTTGTTCTTTTTACTCGTATTCGGCTTTGGTGCCACTGAAACCAGACCCATGATCCGCATCAAACGCTGCACTCTCTTACGGTTAACGTCATGGCCAAGGCGACGTAAATAAGAACGCATCTTTCTGCTTCCATAGAAAGGATGGCGCATGTATTCCTCATCAATCAAGACCATCAAAGCCAGATTCTCTGGGCTCTCGGTACATATTCCTTCGCCAGCAGTGCGATAGTAGCTAGCGCGTGACAAATTAACCAATGCACAT
The sequence above is drawn from the Legionella antarctica genome and encodes:
- a CDS encoding DUF6194 family protein, with translation MIPKRPIAGEIIEGVYNFSELDKVMPHPVYGWMTWVCVVNPTLKTIESMEAQGLFEEAYQAAIATIDKKLKQRRSK
- the lpxB gene encoding lipid-A-disaccharide synthase, translating into MTLKRPFRIAIVAGELSGDLLGAGLIYELKKHLNQVEFIGVGGPRMVAEGFQSLYDMKRLSVMGITDVLRRYPELYRIRQNLIQEWNRNPPDLFIGIDYTQFNLQLEQRLKHRGIKTVHIVSPKIWAWRQKRVLYIKKAVDLVLTLFPFEEQFYQKHGVPSQFIGHPLADQIPLDNNSTLIRQQGGFDADDEIVAVLPGSRAGELKYMMPLFLDVMKEISLSKPKIHFILPMANFNLRNLIMKQIKAKNYNLNLEIIDGRAQDAIIMSNVVLAKSGTATLEAMLLKRPMVVAFKWSFLTHLIIAPQLKIPSISLPNILANEELVPEFIQNKARCRPIAQKVLQLLNTSDSSQLTNRFLSIHKTLRQNANEKAALAILKVLGLPCTASFK
- the lpxD gene encoding UDP-3-O-(3-hydroxymyristoyl)glucosamine N-acyltransferase, whose product is MNSFQFATPRGPFNLSQLAKVSGALVFKEESGSFMVSNIATLSAAQSDNLSMLHQKKYLKALKSSQAGACIIAPEYIGYAPQTMHLLVHQNPYKAYALVLQAFYPEQPFSSFTAPSAYISATATIGKECFIAHGAYIGENVSIGERCKIGVNAVIGDGVVMGDDCRIESSVSIAHSIIGNRVLVYAGARIGQDGFGFASDAQGHYKIPHRGGVLIGNDVEIGANTCIDRGSLENTVIEDWCRVDNLVQIGHNVTVGKNTIICGQVGIAGSSNLGEFVILSGKVGISGHLTIGNQANILVGSTVIQDVEPGARMGGYPAVSDRSWHKQTRFLKKNSKTKT
- the lpxA gene encoding acyl-ACP--UDP-N-acetylglucosamine O-acyltransferase yields the protein MQLSPFDLAYANTNVISIPNRIHPTALISPGAKIGPDVSIGPYSIIGEHVSIGQGTAISSHVTIEGWTHIGKRNQIGIGAIIGSTPQDLKFQGEVSEVFIGHDNIIREYVTINRGTRGGGGKTSIGNNNVILTSAHVAHDVIIGNHNVISNAVGIAGHVVIEDWVTIGGMCALHQFIRLGRMSMIGALSLITKDVTPYALVTGNPAKRYGINVERLLRNDYSTKARNEIKRAYKVLFHENLMMAAAIDRLGLEFPDNQDVRHIVTFLQSSTRGIYR
- a CDS encoding Lpg1974 family pore-forming outer membrane protein, producing the protein MNNISNLNQLVITSLFLLNSGALCAGSMGDFSLPEEKSYFFSATALYGLLSDSSINSLQYAETISVNGGIVDHTLNLDSRWGYSLSLGYKFGPQKSNDLVLSYTNLKNKGSSSVTNTNEGDFFRTNVGLIVGAFDNTATLVGPATAFASNSFEFQSAELLTHGNYQSAFAHQLRLAKFYGIKATEIKKGFNSQYSGIGVIDTPDSPVTDFINYQAKYYGVGPKFGGGAYWDINSFLSIGGDLSLAILSGSAKSQWNETLTTEAGEIFSLPPSTVYSYNKSVPSALWVSPVLGANLVVTANFNMNNDSHLSIEGGVGSEQYWSDFRAQQYGREDGANTVNINQRLALRTVFVKATYFA
- a CDS encoding glycosyltransferase family 4 protein, translating into MKRATGAIRYKLLNRSTAIFWKIKTPIIIKTNSRRVADFLSDRLNKLGEYVNRDVPISLVHYLVKEMEQKSGRQLFVDISDLIIQDRKTGIQRVVRSVLLHWLKNPPESCKIQPVYATSHGCYKYAHQFVTRFFGCNTLLLNDVPIKCNSGDLFLVLDCNPRLMLIHQKYYQYLQNKGVKIYFLVHDILPALMPDYFPGTVSELFTKWLNVVSFSDGLFCVSRSTTDALTGWLKINVPEHLDKPRIDWFHLGSDIKSSAPTSGVSEEEISFLKRISNQLNFLVVGTIEPRKGLGQTLDAFELLWSQNQPLNLVIIGRYGWMMDSFIQRVLTHPQYNQHLFWIKDASDEYLIKLYETASCLLMPSEAEGFGLPIIEAAHHGLPVIARDTPVFREVTGNFAFFFKGFDAQEMMVSIRRWIICSQQGQIPDPSLVPRLTWEESASNLLSSLILVK
- a CDS encoding glycosyltransferase family 4 protein encodes the protein MKQILIDISSLVNELRRKRPPHGIPRVTLAYLKQYLDSMQALIRGRKRVFILSQETSKQIGLLLLEWNPDSLSKILKLIVKGILFSRRSTQTGTYLLLKTDHGGFKNPGYIRALNLKNIQVVAVVHDLIPILNPEYCTAHNTIKFSLSLATILEHAKGIVTVSDATRTSLKEYLAREGKPCPPVITSTLAPGFIPLVVHDKPAIKGPYFVTLSTIGARKNHLLLLQIWRNLIGRLGAKAPKLVIVGKRSGTCANTLAMLDRCQELQGMVIESTCNDMELAHYISHAKALLFPSFSEGYGLPLIEALSLKVPVIASNLAVFREIAGTIPEYLDPIDGLGWMSCIENYAEENSKLRSAQLQRIADFSVPTWGEHFTKIDTFVETLEAMQ
- a CDS encoding lysophospholipid acyltransferase family protein, which produces MTENYFSNLPVTLWGRLMYRIFPLRKKIISDNIDWVFKDNATPLEKTRLIKAFYSHLVLVFKDTLLIGWLSKERMKRRVEIRGSEHLLDALNQGNGVLILTGHLGSWELAGPAGLHHFDSLIDKVHIIRRPIRTKWMEQMICQRSHRWNIKLISSVNAPKWVSRALKKKEIVVYFFDQHTCIEKNSGIAVDFFNSKAGTYRSLAAFASKYRSPVVPLSCYREGKGKHVMEFFPSLVWQEYPDKTQAVYNNTVIYNQTLEQMILAHPEQWWWVHRRWKL
- a CDS encoding lysophospholipid acyltransferase family protein; protein product: MIKLTRDLKTLPVTLMGWMVYFITPFKKSIAQNNIERVFQNSISPHEKKRLAAAYYSHLLSSIREVILYACVSKKRLDQRIKIIGLEHLYSAMKQDKGVLVLTGHFGSWEFSPLFFPDKVKGNKNLFYCIRNSLRFAFLDNLFLRRYERVGFHIINKKNAIREVSKALQKKGVVFFPFDLRPSRKDNNKIQVNFLGQDTSSYSSLAYLAARFNSPVISVSFYRINKKDHVIAFHPEIERHPTSDKQDALFQNTQNYNTRLGELVLQHPEQWLWSYKRWYFKA